TCtttgaggattttctttttttagttttgagGCAACATCAGACCTAAAAAGCAGCAGGAAGGGAACAGAGGATGTCTTTCCCTCAGCTGTTTGCAGGCAGGTGGCTGACTTGTCGCCCCCGGATGCTCCAAGCGCTGTTCCTATAGCAGGGATGACTCCCTTGGGATAGGATGTCCCGCGGATACGGGTGACCCTCCGGTGCACAGACCCAGCTCAGGCTCGTCAGTGGCCCAGGGGTGTCCTTTGTAATGGGACTGTGCCCAGGATCGGGCTGGCTTAGTCGCCACCTCTCCTTGTCCCCTTCAgcctggagcagctcccaggcctGACCTTCAGGATCCCAGGTCAGCTCTGCTGCAGAATGTCCCTGCCTCGGGCTGCCTGGTGTTTCTCATGGTCAGGTTCAGGCTGTGCCTCTCCAGTGCCCTCAGCGTGACCTGTCGGGAGGTGCGTGGTGTCCACTTGTCCCTGCAGTGCCCGTCACCTCATCCAGTGGTGGGTGCCGGGTTTCTGCTGTGAAGTTACTCTTTAtcatttgtaattaataagtattttgtgggGATAGTTAGTAAGTGTCATTATGATCTCGGGGTTGATGGTTTCATCAGTGATTATGATCTGTTAACCATCGTTGCTTACTTTGACGCTCACACTGTCCGGCtgtggccagtgggagccccttcCGTATGGCCCCTTGACCTTTGCATGTGTCCCAGTCGTTCTTGGAGTAGTTCCTCCTTCCTGGCCCCGCACATTGTTCAGGCTCCTCTTGTTCTTTCCCTGCCCGGCTCTGGGATCAGCCGTTTGTCAGGGAGCCCGGCTTCTCCTAGAGGGGACAGGTGCTAAGTGTGCTTACTGACGGGGGGTCGCTGCTCCCAGGCCCTCGTGACAGAGCTGGGTATGTATGCACACGTGTTCGTGCACAGACCCTCACACCTACATTTATGTGTCTTCATCTGTTTCTTTAAATTGAAAACCGTAAGTAAGGCTGTATCTCTGCTTCCGGTCCCATACCACAGGATTTATGCCAGTTTTCTTACTGTCTGTGTTTGTACTTCCCTTCTCTAAGGTGAGAAACCCGGGTCTCATGCTCCTTCATACCTATGTGATCAGATTGCCCAGTTGTCCCTGTCTGTAGCCATTGTCCCCTGTCACGTGGCCTCAGCTGTCATGTGGCCCCAGCATCACATGGCCCCGGCTAGGGCTCTAGCACCCATGCCAGcccttttccctcctcccaaCCGTGTGCAGGGGCCTTACCTCTTAAGGGCTCATGGCCTGTGCCAGGTCACCCTGCTGCAGGACACCATCTCCCCTGCTTGGGCCCTGACACCCTGCTTGGAGCCACGgccctctctcttctccagcGTGGACTCTCCCTGCTCAGACTGACTCTCTGGTCTGGGCCACCCCTGCACGCACCTACCCTGCTTGGCTCCACAAGCTACTTCTTGACTGAATTGTGGGGTGTGCCGGTATTTTAAAAAGGCAGCTGCAGTGCCGTGTGGAAGCGAGccggtggggaggtggggggcagggtgggtgggacGTGCCCAGCAGTTGACAAGAGCCACAGTGCCCGGCCTGCAGGACTCCACGTGGCCCGTGTCACGCTCTCCTCTCACTGTGCTTCCCTTTCAGCTGTTCAGCCAGGAGACGGTGATGAAGTTCGTGCCGCGGTACAGCCTCGTCCTGGAGCTCAGTGACAGCGGGGCCTTCCGGAGGAGCCTGCACGACCCTGATGGGCAGGTGGCTGCTTACGTGAGCGAGGTGCACGAGCACGACGGGCACCTGTACCTGGGCTCCTTTAGGTCCCCTTTCCTCTGCAGACTACGCCTGCAGTCTGCTTAGGCCCGTCGTTGCCCTGTGCGCCACCCCTGGGCCAGGAGGTGCGTGGACACACCCTTCCCACCTGCACCTGCCGGTCCGCAGAGGTGTGGTGCAGCCTCTTGGGGCACTGTTACCTGGACACCTGGACTTGGCCTTGCATCTGCCCTGGGGAAGATGAGTCCCTTGTTGCTTAAAAACCTTCCCAAGTGCAGTGATTCTTTAGGCCCTGGGGACTTGGTGCACTTAACAGGCTTCAGGTGTGGGGATGGAGCTGTGGGTGAGTCGGCTGGCATCTCGCTTTTGCTGCTGGCTGTGTCCCGCCAGCCTCGATGTCTTTGTTGTTAAATGGGTGATACCTGTCTTTGTGAGAGGGGCTCCGGGAGGGCGCAGAGAGCTCAGAGGAAACTTGTGTGAAGCCTCGGATGGGCTGTGCAGGTGAAGAGGGCACGGCTACGTTCCCCAGAATCAAGTGAGACCCGAGCCTCGGCCCTGGGCGTCCCTCCCGTGGCTCCCACCCTCCTGCTGCACCTGGCCCCTCCCTACCCGGGTACCTGCCAGCACTCTGCAGGCAAGGACCCGGGTGTGTGTGGAGGAAGAGCACGTTGATTCCAGCAGCTCAGAGGACTCACCGGCTTCTCCATGGACAGCGTGCCGTGTGGATCAGAGGATGGGGAGTGAAGGTGGGCGCTGGGCACCAGGAGTCCTGTTCACACACCTGGTTCCTCACTCCAGACCCAGGTGTGAATAGTGCACGTGCTGGGGTTGCGTCTGCTCTAGTGTTACAAGCCTGACGCTGCTCTATATCCTGACGGGTGTGTCCACACATGGTCCCGGTTGTGGGGTGATCCATGTGATTATGGTAATTAAATGGACTTTTCTGCTGATTAACCTCTTGATGGTGTTGCCTGGGAAGTTCTTCTGTGCTTTAATCTACTTTAACAGCGAGTAAGGTCTTGTCCTCCGCCTGTCGTAGGGGCCGTTCTGCTGGGGTCATTCTTAGATTTGCTCGGGGCCTCCCCTGTGGCCACCTGCCTCCCACGCTGACTCAGTCCACGTGACACTCCTCTCCTGTTTCCATTCTGCAAGGTGGGGCTGATGTCTGCTCCTTCCTTTCCTGCGTATTTGTGAGAACACATCAGGGATTGTGTCTCTGGAATTGTCTTTGTAACTTGAAAAGGCAGTATTTTGAGTAGGGGATGACATTGAACGTCAAGGATTGCCGACATCGTGGTGAGACTTGAACCGTTTGTGTCTTGTGCTGGTTCAtagctcctttcccctccctgctctGCGCCATTTTAGGGGAGAGAGTCAGTGTCTGATGGGGGCTCATTCCGAGTTGCCTGCTTGGGGCCAGCTTTACGCATAGCTGTGTACAGCAGAGTCAGACTGGCTGCATGGCCGTGATGTGACCCGTGTCCTGTCAGGTGTTGTAACTTCATAGGAAATGCTTTTTAACAGGCAACAGTGCACGCGTGTATCGAGTCTGCAGGAATAGTAAGGTGAAACCTGACCATTCTGCCTCGAAAACACAGAACCCAAGCGTGCTGACCCTGAACATTTCTTCTTGGTTGGGAACTGAGGGCTGTGCTCTCAGTGCAGAGAAGCTGGTAGCTTTTCACAGTTTTCAGCAaaggtgtcttttttttgttttgactcagatgttgattttctgtctcaaagtgtcatttcctgtattttatctggtaaTTTGCCATGATGAGGTGCAAAATAAACCTCATTAGGCTTAAATATATGATAGGTTTTTGTTGTAAACATGAAACGGATTTACTCTAATGGGAATTACTAACATgatcttaaaattaaattaagtgaTTCATTCACTGTGTGCTGCTTTGTCATCGTTACAAAAACTCCATCAGGACTCAGTTGCTGCCTTTTATAGGACAGAGGCCCTGCGTTGAGGTTTTTGTCATCAGCCTTCTCTCTGCCATGTTGAGTTTTCATGTGCACTGACCTCTTTGTGATATAAAGAGACGTGGCCGCGTCTCATGGGGGAACCAAGGCTGGGGAGGGACCTGCCTAGGGGCACAGGCGGCTGGGGGCGAGGAGGCAGGGTGGCTGCCcagtccaggggtcaggcctgcGGGTGGCTATGTCCCGGGCACCGAGGTGGGACAGCAGCGGGGCTAAGCCTTGCAGGTGGTCCTCTGGGTGGCTGCGTTCCTCAGGGCCTGGCCTGTCTGCAACCCGGGGAGGGCTGGGCTGCATCTGGAGTGGAGGCCCTGAAGCTGGATCCCAGAGTCTGCACGGCTGGTGAGCAGGGGTGGAGGGCCTGGCGGGGAGGCTCTGGAACACAGAGCAGGGCAGGCCTGTCTGTCGGGAGTTTGACTGGTTTTGGTCAGTTTGAGACCTCAAGTGTTTCTTCTTCTTGGTCATAATTCTGGTACCGTATGTCTTAGAATCCTGTGTCCTTAACTTTACATTTTCCCAGTGACAGTGAATGAGATGAAGGTGCAGCTTCCCACTGTCAGAATCATTCCCTCTTAGAGCAAAGCTGGTAAGTTTTAAGAAACAGGTAGAATTGGGTGGCAGCATGGGACTTCAGGCCACCACTGGTTGACATCCACTTCCTGTGGTAAGTGACGCTGTCACGGGCACGGGGGAGTTGGGGGCAGGGGTGCCATGAGGCTGCTCCCCGTCACACCTCCCTTTCTCACACCATGTGAGGCCTGTGGGGCAGCGTCCGGTTGGTCTCACAGTTGTCAGGAGACACTTGGCCTTGTGCTCTGGTGCGTGTTTGAAAGTGAGGACGGAGGGGACCTTAGagcttgtgtcccctgcatcagtcaCGGGGGCCCCACAGGTGTGTCCTGAAGCGTCTGGCCCTGGTGCTGGACCCTGGTGTGCCTGCCGTCCTGCTGACGGACGGGGTCAAGCAGGGGCTGAACTTGCTTGTGTTCACGAGAGGGCTGCCTTCAGGGGCCTTCAGAGTCTCGAATGAGTCCAGCCTCGCGTGGCACAGTGGCCGCCACTGCCCCTGAATTAGTGGCCGCAGAAATGGAGGCGGCTGTGGAATTATCGTGACTTTCATCGCCGCAGGAGCCAGAGGAACTTCACTTGGGGGTTCGCGTTTGTCACGTTTATGACAGCGAGCTAAGTCGCCGAATTTAATGCACATTTTCTGTTTCCTGTGAATTACCGAGTCGTTCTTTTAAAGGTGACAGCACGTTTGGCGCTAATCCGTAGTTGGACGAGGACGCCCGGGCTCACAGTGCAGGCGTCTGGGTCCCCTGCTCCCGCTTGGCCCAGCCTTGTGCCGCCTCCACTGCGAAGGCCTTCCCGCCTTCCCACCCACGGCGGTGCCCCCGCCCAGCAGGtcccccaccctgcctccctGTCCGGGCCGAGCCGTGGGATCTGCTCCGTCCCTGCCCACCTACCTGCCCAGGCGCAGCTGCCGAGCCTCAGGCAGCAGAGAACGTGGGGGTGGGATGCGCAGAGGACAGCgcagctggaggtggggggcCTTGGGGCTTTGGTCTTCAGTACGGTTCAGTGGCGAGGCCCCCCAGGGCTTTGTGGAGGGAAGGGGGCCTCCTGACTTCCCCGTTCTCCCCTTAGCAGGTCAAGCAGCAGGCATTGCTTCAAGGTGATCAGTTCTTTATTCAGGTTTATTCCTAACTATTCACCCAAGACATCACTGATGCCTGGTCCCTGCCCAGTGCAGGGACAGTTATTCAGATGGAAAGATGGCCCTCTGGGCTTTCCTCGAGGGCCTGGGATCTCAGGGCAGTGAGGTGGGAGGGCCCCTCGGGGTCGAGAACCCGTGTAATCCCCATTGGAGGACTCGCCCTGTCTGTGCAGACCCTGAATCTAGGTGCACAGCGTCGGGGAGACTAGTTAAGTTTGGAGGAGGCTTGATGTGTTCAATGCAGCCGTCTGCCATTCTGCTGTCAGGAGGTGCTGTTTCCCAGGGCCCGCGACAGCAGGGATGGAGCTGGGAGGCGGGAGTCAGTGACAGCGGAGGACGGGCACCTTGAAGCTCTGGAGCCAGGGGATGACCCAGACTTCAGAGTAGCAGCTGAGAGTCTGAAACGAGGGTGACCTGAGAGTCCCCCCTTCACGGAGGCTTCCCACCCCGCCAGGGTAACCTCACCCGCCGCAGAGGTGGGTTCCCAGTGCCACTGCctcaggcgtgtgtgtgtgtgtgtgtgtgtgtgtgtgtgtgtgtgtgtgtttgtacacgTGTGTGCTTGTGTGCGCACGTGTCTGTGTGTGCGCCCACGCATGtgcatgtgggttttctttaCTGAAGAATTCACTCCCTGCCctgactttattttgaaaaacttcaaacctacagaaaagttgaaagaataattcaaaaatatatactcAACACATGTATTTACAAATTACCAGATTTTGCCACATCTGCTCTCCccgtgtgtgtatataaaatttcTCAATTATGTACAAGTTTTCTTttgctctcctcccacccccaaacctGCAGTGTTTACTCCCTGGAGGTGTGCCTGTGGGAGCGAGGAGGGGTGTCGTTTGGGAAGTCCTGGGGGGCTGCCTCTCGCTCTCCCGTGTCGGGGGTGGACGTGGGCGCTGCTCAGGGGTGGGGTCAGAACCTCGCAGGTAGCAGTGCCGAGGGTGATTTCCGAGGCTGCGGAGCTGGCTGGGGGGTGGTGAGCGGTGGGGAGGCCAGAGCCCTCTTACCTGCTTCAGGGTGCGGTTGGTCTGGAAGCTGCAGTCGTCCAGGTTCGAGTGCCTGGTCTTCTTGCAGCTGGTTCTGCTGATGTCCAGGTCCAGCATGAACTTCAGGCCCTTCACTATCTGAGGGGATAGAGGGCGGGCCTGGGTCACTGGGTCTAGGACATGGTGAGAGATGGGGTGAGCTGGGGGCCCACTTCCCTCCCCCCAGGCTTGGGCATGCGCTCCTGCAGACGGTGGAGGCTGAAGACCCCAGTCTCCGGGTCTGGGCCCCTGGAGTCCTGACATTGGCTACTTATACCCATGCAGACCACCCTCCATGATAGGGACAGCATCCCGCCCTGAGAGTTTGCGGTTACCAAAGAGAAGAGACATAATAGAGTCACCCCCCCCCCAATCCTGTGCCCAGGGGTGACCATTATCGTGAGTCAGCATGTGGGGTGGTGTCGGGCAGCACACATCCTCGGGGCTGTGGGTCTCTCTCCCCAAGGCCAGCTCCCCGGTCAGTGACTGTGAAGCTTGCTGACCGGCTGCACCGGGCCCCTGCTTTTCGAGAGTGGCTGCGTCCTGTCCTGTACCCTCATTGACTGTGTCCTGTACCCTCATTGACCTGTGTTCTCGGGACCCAGGACGAGCCAGGCCTGGCTGCCTCGTGGTGTCCCCGTGGGAGGAGGAGCACTAGGCTGCTCGTATGGGGCCGCTGAGAAGTGTGGGGACCTCGCAGGGTGTGACACTTCTGCAGGGACGGGGCAGTGGTTGGGGGACGTGGCCGCAAGTGCTTTGGGGTCGTGGAGCAGTGGCCTGCGGGCAGCCCGGCAGGCAGGCAGCCCTGAAGGTGGGCGGTGGGGCAGCTTGTGGCCCGTGGTAGCCGCCCTCGTCCGCCCTCCTCCCTGTGTGCTGCCCGGGAGGAGCCTGGTGCAGTGAGAGGCGGCGCCGGCCTCGGTGCCTGACTCTGGTGGCCCCGGTCCGGTTCTGGCCGCCTTGGGCAGTCCTGAGCCCAGACCCCACCTGGACGAGGGCTCTGCTGATGTGTGACTCCCGGAACAGGAAGGCGTCGTTGCTGCAGTTGTTGAAGCTCTCAGCGCTGTGTCTGGCTGCCTTGAGGACGTCCGGGTCGTTGGTCTTGATAGTCTTGGGAAATCCTGGCTTCACACCTGAGTTAAGGATCTTGGAACAAAAATCTGGATGAGAAGCAGAACCAGACAAGAACGTTaactggcgggggggggggggggtccttggTCCAGGGATCATGCCTCCCGCCTCTGCTCCCAGTGTGATGCCCGGCCCACCCGGCCTGTACTCCCCTCCCACGGCCGTGTACCCTGCCGGCCTGTCCATGTCTCGCCCCCCGGTGCGTCTGCCCTCCATCCCTGTGGTCGCCCCATCCTCAGCCGAGGGCCAGTGCGGTGGGCGGCGCAGAGGTGGATGAGATGTGgtcccgtcctgtccctgcccgcATGTGTCCCTGGGTTCTGTCCTTTCAGAACCCAGGTTGTTTCCAACAGTTACAGGAGCCTGGACACCCCTGCCCGCCCTCAGGCCTGGAGCCTCTGTCAGGATGAGCCCTGGTGTTCCGAGAAGTCGGCCCTGGCCTATGAGGCCGCCCTCTGGCTTCGACCCCTCCGCTTGTCCCCAGCAAGTGGCCGAGGGGAAGTGCTCGAAGGCCGTCCTCCGCCCCCAGGACTCTCGACCGAATCCGCCCAGCTGCCAGGTCCCCGCGGCACCCGTGTGCTGCCTCCTTTGGGGTGTTTGGGCAGCAGGTGGGTGGTGGCTTTTCTAGTTGGTGGCTCAGGGGTGACTCGATTTCAAATTTATGTTTCTCAGTTTTGCTGCAGTGGTCACGGActacttttatattaaaatctAAACTGAGGGGAGGGAGAATGGGAAGAGGGTTTAGGGTTGTAGATTACTTCTCTTTTCTAAGAATTCCCCAGATTTTCCTGAAATCATCTTGTGCCAGAAGTGACTCGGAGCTGACCCACCCCCTGGGGCCAGCTCAGCTGTTTTCTTTCACTGAGTCGCGTGGAGAGTGGGGTCCGCGCCTCGTGCACGGCCTGCATCGGGGATCAGCTGCGTTCTGGCCGGTGTGGAGGGTCCACTGCCCTGCGCTGCCCTGGAAGGTCACTCTGCCTCCCTTGGCCGTGACCTTGGGGAGCACCTGTGGTGCATTCAGTGGGGGTGGGGTCAGCACGTGGTGGACCCGCTGGAGCCACAGGAAGTAGAGACTCGTGGACGAGCTTCTGGGTGTTGCATGTGGAAAGGAGGGGTCAGTGCTGCCCGGGTCCCCTCCTCACGGGGTACTCGCTGGGACTGCAGACCCAGGGTGCTGGGTGTGGACCCCACTGTATTGAGGACACACGGTTCCCTGGTTGTGAAGAAGTCTCGACTCATGGGAGGAAAACAGTGGTGTGAGGTCGGCAGTGCTTGGGGGTTTTGTTCCTCAGGGGCTGGACGGGGGTGTCCCACTGGAGACAGGGCCCCCCAGCTGAGGACCTTCACCTCAGCTGGGGGTTGGGGTCAGGGTCAGTGGCCTTGCTGGGCCGGGACCCAGGCACCTGGCAGGACGGCCTGTGTGCAGCTATGTGTCCAGGAGCCTCGGCCAGGGTCAGTCCAGAACGCTGGGACCTCTTCTGGGGGCCGGCCTGTACGTGGGTCACAGCAGAGGGTGAGACATGGTGGATGCCAGCTCAGCTCAACTCAGTGGGGAGGTCTTGCCAGGGTGTCAGTGAGCCCTTCAGCCCAGAGCGAGGTTTTCGGAGGAGGCTGGTTCCACCGTCCGCCGCCTGAGGTCTGCACAGAGCCCTCCTTAGAACTGGACATCTTCTGTGGCAGTGGGCACACGAGACCCCCACCGGGTGCGAGAACCAGGACGGCCAGAGCCGGCCCTATGCGGCCTCGCTGAGGGGTCTCCTCTCCAGTTGGGTGGAGCGGTGGAGGGGGCTCTGGCAGTGGGCAGAGGAGGCGTGGGTCTGGTCTGGGTAGAATCTGCAGAGGGCCCATGATCCTGGGGGTGAGCCGCTGGCGCTCATGACAGCCTCTTTGTAAGGGGGGCTGGCACTGCCCACCCAAGCGGGACCCCTCCTGGCAGGTGGGCCCCAGCTGGGTCCCTGGGTCAAGATGGAGCTCTGGATGGCTCTGTGAGGCCCCCTCAGCTGGGAGGCCTGCTCCACCCCCATGAGAGCTTCCCAGCAGGTGAGGTTGTCGCTCTTCCCCCACGAAGCTTTGTCCCCAACGTCTCTGAGAGTCTCCTTTGCCATAATCTGGCCCTCACATGACGTCCCCAAAGACTGGGCTGGGCTGTGGCTGAGGTCTCTGGACGCGGCAGCTGGGTTGGTCGGCTGGCTGGGCCCTGAGCCCGTGGCTCTGACTCTGGTGCTTTGAGGGCTGCTGGCCTGCTGTTGACGACAGAAGtccagtgtgtttttctgttttgaaaaccGTTTGATTTCTGCTTGTCAGCATAGTCTGAACAGCAGACGGGAAGGGACCACCTGGTGGACGGTCCAGTCGCCCATGTGTTTGTGGGTCTATATCCAcggctattttttctttgtacaaaTTACATATATtgctttttctgattataagCTTACTTGTTTGGTAGGAAActtgaaaaacacagaaaagtacaACAGAAACATTAGAGCTCACTCTCAGTGTTGCAAAGGTAACCACTGCtacctgttttttaaataaagtatactACATTTGATTTCGCTTGAACTTAACATGATTATAATAATGAAGTGAAACTAGGTGAGGCCAAACCTCTGATGATGTCTCTGCCAAACGTGTGATGTCAGTTCCTAAGCAATTTTGGTAAAGTTACAAAGAGGTTGTAGGAAACTTGAAGTTGGCTTATTTTTAACTACATTTCCTGAAATAAAGGCTTCAGTTAAGTGAGGTTTCATCAGCAGAGTTATCTAAACAAACAGTAAAaccccatttttaattttaaaaagttgaaaagtcAAACCTATTTTCAGAGCGATTCTTCAGAACGTCCACAGGGCAAAGTTGGTGCAGAATAAGCCCAAAGAGGGGCTCTCCTTCTGGAAGAAGACAGGCAGCCAGGGGCCCTGGGCCCCAGCCAGCTAGCCCCCTCCCACCACCGCCAAGGGGTCCCCCCCGGGCTGGCCGTGGTCCCATCTACAGGGAGGAAACAGGCCTCGAAGGAGTGCAGGGCGGGTTAAACCTAGGTGTGAAAGCTGTGCTCTTTTTCTCTTCAAGAAGTATTTCTCAGTAGGTGCTGTGGGCAACTCCAGGTTGGGGGCAGGACAGTGATCTGGCAGAAGGGGCTCAaagagggagctgggggtggggaccagTTAGGAGGCGTGGAGATGGGCCAGGGGAGCAGAGAGCAGAG
The sequence above is a segment of the Orcinus orca chromosome 16, mOrcOrc1.1, whole genome shotgun sequence genome. Coding sequences within it:
- the CST7 gene encoding cystatin-F; its protein translation is MHPAGVLLVICGLVLGATGDPSQDFCSKILNSGVKPGFPKTIKTNDPDVLKAARHSAESFNNCSNDAFLFRESHISRALVQIVKGLKFMLDLDISRTSCKKTRHSNLDDCSFQTNRTLKQTLSCYSEVWVIPWLQSFKVPVLRCH